TCTAGCGTTCTGCTCCTTTGTTTCATCATAATCGCACCATACAACGTCGAATGTACAACATATGAATGCGAAGTAGTcgaaaaatatgataatcaGGGACAAACGTTCTGCGTATTTCGCGATGTTCAATACACGGCCAACACTACAGACATTGTATTCAAAACTCCAAAGGTAGTGCCGGCACGTGTCGTATTCGAAAATTCGCAGATAGAGCATctaccgaaagaatttctgaataagTTTGGAGCGGATCTCAAGGTACTGAATGTGACCAGTTGTAACCTCACGACCGttgtggtgacgaaatcgatggAGCAATTGATTGCTACCGATAACTACATAGATAAAATAATAGTTCATCAAACTGCACAAAACTCGCCGATGAAGGAGCTACATTTGCCGTCGAATCGGTTAGCAGATATATCCAACATTACCAGACATTGTAAACACCTTAGAATTCTAGATTTGAGCAGAAATCAGATGCTAGCTAAAAATAGCGAATTAGACTTTTCGGTGTTTAATGGGTTGGACCAGCTGGAGTACCTGTCGTTAGCAGATGTTGGAGCGTTCTACATCCTGTCGGACAAAAAAGTGTCGCTGCCATCTTTAACATTGCTGGATTTATCAGTGAACAACTTGATATCCGTGGATCTCCACGTTGACTATTTCCAATCATTCAAAAATCTAGAAGTTCTGCGATTGAACAGCAATGGGTTCAATCAACTCGATTATAATGATCTGACGGGACTCGAATCTCTCAAGCAGGTGTATCTGGAAGGTAACGAATTTTCCTGCAGCTATTTGAAAACCATGATTAAGCATTTGAATGACAATGGGAAGCAAACGCCAGTTGCACGCCCAGCTGCCCAATGTCCAGTGGGATACAACATCGAGCACCAGATGTGTTGTAGATCTGAAAGTCTGACATCATTGCCGGATAGAACTAAACCATCGAAACCACCGACTTCTGATCATAACGAACATGTGACAGTTACCCAACCGTCAGCTGTTACTGCCGGTTCCATCACAACCAAAAAAACACAACCAGTTGATGCGCTTGATAAGAATTCCGCCACGTGTTTTGTGCTGAATTTGAGGTTTGCTATGTGGAGTTTGGTGATTGGCCTTTTCTGGTCGAAGAAATAGACTATGCGGTAAACCGTAATAACCAAAAAATTATCAATGTGAAACCAATAATAAGAGCTTAGAAATTTACCGCGATGCTTCCGCTAATTATGTTGCTTTGTTGCGTATTTCCATGTCTTCAATATTTAGCATTTCGATGTTTATATGCATATTATTTCCTGACTGCAGTACCGGGCAAAAGAATGGTGCGGCTTCGTGAAATTAAGTTAGTCCCTGGTCTGACAAATAGAGACTTAAGGCTAGAGGTAACCTTAGCGAAGGTGTGTATGGGTGCATTGACTCTATTATCAGGTAATCGAGAACCTGCTCAAGTGGAAAACCTTTTTTCATTAACGAGGCTTTTATTCAGGTTAGTTTTAGGTATTTCTTTGGTCACTCTTGTTACCACAAGGTAACATTTGTTATGTTTTGTTTGATACCGAGCGTGAGAAATtagtttaattattattatattagggACAAGTAGATAAACGGTCAGTTTGAATGGGGTGGTCGACATTAGAAAACGCAGTGTCGGACGGACACTCATCTTCAATGGGTGATATCGGAGAGAGCATCGGAAATGAGGAACGTGCGTTTAAAGCCGAAAGGTAACCGTGGTCGCCCACCGGTCTCGGGAAAAGTTCGAGGTGAAGGCAGTTGGTGACTAACTGTAGTAGAGGCGAGACGTTTTTTTGCCAAGTGGCTTGTGTTCAGCCTATTTGTGAATCTAAGGATCGCCTGTGATGCTAGGCGGTTCAATTCCTGCCCTGCGGGAAGTAGAAGCAAACAATGCCGTGCACCTAGGCCAAAGATTAGAATTGCCGAGTGCATAAAGCTAGAGGTCATTCAAGGTTGTGATGGAACAGTGTAtgatttcatatcaaaatgGGGGTGACATTGGTTAAATTGGTTTCTA
The nucleotide sequence above comes from Armigeres subalbatus isolate Guangzhou_Male chromosome 3, GZ_Asu_2, whole genome shotgun sequence. Encoded proteins:
- the LOC134219716 gene encoding uncharacterized protein LOC134219716; protein product: MIFYASKSSVLLLCFIIIAPYNVECTTYECEVVEKYDNQGQTFCVFRDVQYTANTTDIVFKTPKVVPARVVFENSQIEHLPKEFLNKFGADLKVLNVTSCNLTTVVVTKSMEQLIATDNYIDKIIVHQTAQNSPMKELHLPSNRLADISNITRHCKHLRILDLSRNQMLAKNSELDFSVFNGLDQLEYLSLADVGAFYILSDKKVSLPSLTLLDLSVNNLISVDLHVDYFQSFKNLEVLRLNSNGFNQLDYNDLTGLESLKQVYLEGNEFSCSYLKTMIKHLNDNGKQTPVARPAAQCPVGYNIEHQMCCRSESLTSLPDRTKPSKPPTSDHNEHVTVTQPSAVTAGSITTKKTQPVDALDKNSATCFVLNLRFAMWSLVIGLFWSKK